Proteins co-encoded in one Malus domestica chromosome 09, GDT2T_hap1 genomic window:
- the LOC103435049 gene encoding MAR-binding filament-like protein 1-1 isoform X1 produces the protein MDFLMGSSCFLHSPLSLSPFPSSSCSSSHPIFLCSTSGSAETRRRRTVVPMASLRQEDSNDGVCSMRRAILFVGISVLPLLQLRATALEGLATKESELKTPDGSKNTEEAPQTNAAPNPVLSLLNGIGIFSSGVLGALYALTRSEKKATDAIVESMKTKLKEKEAAIVSLGKCYESKLLGEQEERSKQLAKAKEEQNSLTSQLSLAKSTIASLGKELNGEKKLIEELKTQIDSIKTNLSKAGEDKVVLEENLKEKQNSIEVLQGRIDLLNSEIKDKENNVRSLGSSLAEKDLELRDLKATYNQRRDELTNALLDSQMLKDELLKNQKELELKNSSLDELNATVSSLTSELDDSKREFDAIQEEYNNLKTSSCRKADLDAKLLGEREEKFQQLKEKLELALSGMSRNKELIADLTREKENLKELLDRELEIETNLKHELQSTQEALAKSRSEASNLENQLKQSKTLYMELEAEISRVQAKFTGVTESLQRTLDEATLSGDAVAGELSAAKELLKKTNEELQVLSHELTVVAEKRDSLQEELVDVYKKAERASSDLKEEKELVSSLKKEVKALEKQISKDKESRKSLETDLEEATKALDEMNRNAMVLSQDLETANSLISSLEDEKEVVYNSLTEHKIASKEARESMEDVHNLVMRLGEEREGLEKRSKKLEEELASAKGEILRLRSQINSSKDLVNNQQPPEEAEEPVTVTPRRGGRRKKAAE, from the exons ATGGACTTTCTGATGGGGAGCTCTTGCTTTTTGCACTctcccctctccctctctcctttcccctcttcttcttgttcttcttctcaccCCATTTTCCTGTGTTCCACCTCTGGGAGTGCAGAGACCAGGAGGAGAAGGACGGTGGTACCAATGGCGTCCCTGCGCCAGGAGGACTCGAACGACGGTGTGTGTAGCATGAGGAGGGCTATTCTATTTGTGGGTATTTCAGTTCTTCCACTCTTGCAGCTCAGGGCCACTGCTCTTGAAGGCTTGGCCACTA aagaaagTGAGCTAAAGACACCAGATGGGAGTAAAAACACAGAG GAAGCACCTCAAACAAATGCAGCTCCAAATCCCGTTTTGTCTCTCCTGAATGGCATTGGTATTTTCAGTTCTGGTGTCCTTGGTGCGCTCTATGCATTGACTCGGTCAGAAAAGAAAGCCACTGATGCCATAGTCGAATCT ATGAAGACCAAGCTGAAAGAAAAGGAAGCTGCTATTGTTTCATTGGGGAAATGCTATGAATCCAAGTTACTAGGTGAACAGGAAGAACGTAGCAAGCAACTTGCAAAGGCAAAGGAAGAGCAGAATTCTTTAACAAGCCAACTGAGTTTGGCAAAAAGTACAATTGCAAGCTTAGGAAAGGAGTTAAATGGTGAAAAGAAATTGATTGAGGAGCTTAAAACTCAAATTGACAGTATTAAAACCAACCTTTCAAAGGCCGGAGAAGATAAGGTAGTACTTGAAGAGAATTTGAAGGAAAAGCAAAACTCAATTGAAGTCCTACAGGGAAGGATTGATTTGCTCAATTCAGAAatcaaggataaagaaaacaatgtcCGAAGTCTTGGCTCTTCTCTTGCCGAAAAAGATTTGGAGTTGAGGGACTTGAAAGCTACCTACAATCAAAGGAGGGATGAACTAACGAATGCACTTTTAGATAGTCAAATGTTGAAAGATGAACTCCTgaaaaatcaaaaggaattagAATTGAAAAATTCCTCTCTCGATGAACTGAATGCAACAGTTAGTTCTTTAACTTCTGAATTAGATGATTCGAAGAGGGAGTTTGATGCTATTCAGGAGGAATACAATAATCTGAAAACATCCTCCTGTAGAAAGGCGGATTTGGATGCTAAGCTTTTGGGAGAAAGGGAAGAGAAATTTCAGCAGCTAAAGGAAAAGCTTGAACTTGCTCTGAGTGGCATGAGTAGAAACAAAGAATTAATTGCTGATTTGACCCGAGagaaggaaaacttgaaggaaCTTCTGGATAGAGAACTGGAAATTGAAACGAATTTGAAACATGAACTCCAGAGCACTCAGGAAGCTCTTGCAAAATCAAGAAGTGAAGCTTCCAATCtggaaaatcaattaaaacagtCAAAAACTTTGTACATGGAACTTGAAGCTGAGATCTCTAGGGTTCAGGCCAAGTTTACTGGAGTTACGGAATCACTGCAGAGAACCCTTGATGAGGCTACGTTAAGTGGTGATGCGGTTGCTGGTGAGCTTTCTGCAGCAAAAGAACTTCTGAAGAAGACAAATGAGGAGCTGCAAGTTCTGTCCCATGAACTAACAGTTGTTGCAGAAAAACGTGATAGCCTGCAGGAGGAGTTGGTTGATGTCTACAAAAAAGCTGAAAGAGCTTCAAGtgatctaaaagaagaaaaggagctAGTTTCTTCTTTGAAAAAAGAAGTTAAAGCTTTGGAGAAACAGATTTCGAAGGACAAGGAGTCTCGGAAATCTCTTGAAACAGACCTGGAAGAGGCTACCAAAGCACTGGATGAGATGAACCGAAATGCAATGGTGCTTTCCCAAGATTTAGAGACGGCTAATTCTCTAATTTCTAGCCTTGAAGATGAGAAAGAGGTGGTTTACAATTCCCTAACAGAGCATAAGATTGCGTCCAAAGAGGCCCGAGAAAGCATGGAAGATGTCCATAATCTTGTCATGAGACTAGGCGAGGAAAGGGAGGGTCTGGAGAAGAGAAGCAAaaaattggaagaggaattggcATCTGCCAAGGGTGAAATATTGCGGCTAAGAAGTcaaataaattcgtcaaaagatCTTGTAAATAATCAGCAACCACCGGAAGAGGCTGAAGAGCCTGTCACTGTTACTCCAAGACGTGGTGGTAGGAGGAAAAAGGCTGCCGAGTAA
- the LOC103435049 gene encoding MAR-binding filament-like protein 1-1 isoform X2 yields the protein MDFLMGSSCFLHSPLSLSPFPSSSCSSSHPIFLCSTSGSAETRRRRTVVPMASLRQEDSNDGVCSMRRAILFVGISVLPLLQLRATALEGLATKSELKTPDGSKNTEEAPQTNAAPNPVLSLLNGIGIFSSGVLGALYALTRSEKKATDAIVESMKTKLKEKEAAIVSLGKCYESKLLGEQEERSKQLAKAKEEQNSLTSQLSLAKSTIASLGKELNGEKKLIEELKTQIDSIKTNLSKAGEDKVVLEENLKEKQNSIEVLQGRIDLLNSEIKDKENNVRSLGSSLAEKDLELRDLKATYNQRRDELTNALLDSQMLKDELLKNQKELELKNSSLDELNATVSSLTSELDDSKREFDAIQEEYNNLKTSSCRKADLDAKLLGEREEKFQQLKEKLELALSGMSRNKELIADLTREKENLKELLDRELEIETNLKHELQSTQEALAKSRSEASNLENQLKQSKTLYMELEAEISRVQAKFTGVTESLQRTLDEATLSGDAVAGELSAAKELLKKTNEELQVLSHELTVVAEKRDSLQEELVDVYKKAERASSDLKEEKELVSSLKKEVKALEKQISKDKESRKSLETDLEEATKALDEMNRNAMVLSQDLETANSLISSLEDEKEVVYNSLTEHKIASKEARESMEDVHNLVMRLGEEREGLEKRSKKLEEELASAKGEILRLRSQINSSKDLVNNQQPPEEAEEPVTVTPRRGGRRKKAAE from the exons ATGGACTTTCTGATGGGGAGCTCTTGCTTTTTGCACTctcccctctccctctctcctttcccctcttcttcttgttcttcttctcaccCCATTTTCCTGTGTTCCACCTCTGGGAGTGCAGAGACCAGGAGGAGAAGGACGGTGGTACCAATGGCGTCCCTGCGCCAGGAGGACTCGAACGACGGTGTGTGTAGCATGAGGAGGGCTATTCTATTTGTGGGTATTTCAGTTCTTCCACTCTTGCAGCTCAGGGCCACTGCTCTTGAAGGCTTGGCCACTA aaagTGAGCTAAAGACACCAGATGGGAGTAAAAACACAGAG GAAGCACCTCAAACAAATGCAGCTCCAAATCCCGTTTTGTCTCTCCTGAATGGCATTGGTATTTTCAGTTCTGGTGTCCTTGGTGCGCTCTATGCATTGACTCGGTCAGAAAAGAAAGCCACTGATGCCATAGTCGAATCT ATGAAGACCAAGCTGAAAGAAAAGGAAGCTGCTATTGTTTCATTGGGGAAATGCTATGAATCCAAGTTACTAGGTGAACAGGAAGAACGTAGCAAGCAACTTGCAAAGGCAAAGGAAGAGCAGAATTCTTTAACAAGCCAACTGAGTTTGGCAAAAAGTACAATTGCAAGCTTAGGAAAGGAGTTAAATGGTGAAAAGAAATTGATTGAGGAGCTTAAAACTCAAATTGACAGTATTAAAACCAACCTTTCAAAGGCCGGAGAAGATAAGGTAGTACTTGAAGAGAATTTGAAGGAAAAGCAAAACTCAATTGAAGTCCTACAGGGAAGGATTGATTTGCTCAATTCAGAAatcaaggataaagaaaacaatgtcCGAAGTCTTGGCTCTTCTCTTGCCGAAAAAGATTTGGAGTTGAGGGACTTGAAAGCTACCTACAATCAAAGGAGGGATGAACTAACGAATGCACTTTTAGATAGTCAAATGTTGAAAGATGAACTCCTgaaaaatcaaaaggaattagAATTGAAAAATTCCTCTCTCGATGAACTGAATGCAACAGTTAGTTCTTTAACTTCTGAATTAGATGATTCGAAGAGGGAGTTTGATGCTATTCAGGAGGAATACAATAATCTGAAAACATCCTCCTGTAGAAAGGCGGATTTGGATGCTAAGCTTTTGGGAGAAAGGGAAGAGAAATTTCAGCAGCTAAAGGAAAAGCTTGAACTTGCTCTGAGTGGCATGAGTAGAAACAAAGAATTAATTGCTGATTTGACCCGAGagaaggaaaacttgaaggaaCTTCTGGATAGAGAACTGGAAATTGAAACGAATTTGAAACATGAACTCCAGAGCACTCAGGAAGCTCTTGCAAAATCAAGAAGTGAAGCTTCCAATCtggaaaatcaattaaaacagtCAAAAACTTTGTACATGGAACTTGAAGCTGAGATCTCTAGGGTTCAGGCCAAGTTTACTGGAGTTACGGAATCACTGCAGAGAACCCTTGATGAGGCTACGTTAAGTGGTGATGCGGTTGCTGGTGAGCTTTCTGCAGCAAAAGAACTTCTGAAGAAGACAAATGAGGAGCTGCAAGTTCTGTCCCATGAACTAACAGTTGTTGCAGAAAAACGTGATAGCCTGCAGGAGGAGTTGGTTGATGTCTACAAAAAAGCTGAAAGAGCTTCAAGtgatctaaaagaagaaaaggagctAGTTTCTTCTTTGAAAAAAGAAGTTAAAGCTTTGGAGAAACAGATTTCGAAGGACAAGGAGTCTCGGAAATCTCTTGAAACAGACCTGGAAGAGGCTACCAAAGCACTGGATGAGATGAACCGAAATGCAATGGTGCTTTCCCAAGATTTAGAGACGGCTAATTCTCTAATTTCTAGCCTTGAAGATGAGAAAGAGGTGGTTTACAATTCCCTAACAGAGCATAAGATTGCGTCCAAAGAGGCCCGAGAAAGCATGGAAGATGTCCATAATCTTGTCATGAGACTAGGCGAGGAAAGGGAGGGTCTGGAGAAGAGAAGCAAaaaattggaagaggaattggcATCTGCCAAGGGTGAAATATTGCGGCTAAGAAGTcaaataaattcgtcaaaagatCTTGTAAATAATCAGCAACCACCGGAAGAGGCTGAAGAGCCTGTCACTGTTACTCCAAGACGTGGTGGTAGGAGGAAAAAGGCTGCCGAGTAA